Genomic window (Trichomycterus rosablanca isolate fTriRos1 chromosome 27, fTriRos1.hap1, whole genome shotgun sequence):
AGCGAGAGCGTGTATAAGCTCCCTGTTTTCGTAGAGGTACATCTGCGTCTCCCACAGCATGTTCACCAGAACAGCATCGCTCACTTCATCCAGCAACACTTCAGCTGAAAGCTGAGGACTCAACCTGAGAAGcacaggtttatttattttagtgacCTAAAATAGCTGTATCAATCAAAcatatttccttttttaataatgaacaCATCTTGTTTCCAGCTGTGTAGTTAAtggttacatacatacatggaaAAAGGAAAGCACACCCCCCTTTTTATTAGTGCCTAAATAATTAAGTCATTTAATTGTGAAGGTTCTTACCAGCTTTCATAATAAattgagccacagtgccaccccagTGTAGATGTAATCCCACTGATATGGCAGTCACATGGTAGTGTGTAAACACCACTTAGACTTACCTGTGATAGTTAATATCTGTCATTTCACACCAGGCTCTGGCTCGGTCTACTGCACATCCATCGGAGTCAGTGCACTAcaataccaaaaaaataaataaataaacaccaaaccaCCAATTATTTGTCTTCAGACTTTCTTGAAAATGATCTGTACAGGAACAGACGACAACAATATGGCAACAGTAAGCACTAATTTATCTCAGATGCATTTCTCCCATGAATGACTGCACCAGCTACTGGTTTACTGTGTTGATGCATTTTAAATTTGAATAAGGCTAAGCCAAACTTAGACAGCAAGAGTGAACCTGGAGTAGATGTGCTTACATATCACTCCGTTATTTTAATCCTGCTTTATCTCAAATTGATAGTCACATGAAGGATAGTGTGGCTCTCTGCACACGGTACGGCTGTGTGTGGGAACActagcaggtgataagaagctgccacagattggacacgtgtcagAATGATCGTGTTGTAATCTGGATCTCATTGATCAGACAGGAGTTTGTGCAAATGGCAGCAGATTTACAACCAGGACTTGGAAATTACTAGATTTGGAGGGGGAAAATCCACACAACGAGTGAGCAGTAGGTTTGTGAAACCTCACATGAAGAAAAGAAAGCTGGATCATATGAAGAAATGTAGCTTTACCTTATACTAAGCAGTATAAGCTAAATGTGAATACGTGTTTGTGTTCTTGCTTACACAGTCCACCAGCATCTTGCCCAGCTCTTTAACTCCGACGAAGCTCTTGGCCAGTTCCAAAGGATTGGATGGTCTAAAAACATCCACCGAGTTCACTGGCACCTGTGGTGGTTTACCTGTGCCTAAAGACACCACCACACCGAGACGAGAAACCTTATCTCCCCGACCCTAAAGCACATAAAAtagtaattcattcattcattcattcattcattcattcattcaatcttGTGTTCAGAGTTGCAGTGGGCCTGGTGCTCCTTCAAGGAACACTGCATAGGGTGCCAGTACATTGTAGGACATCACTTGCACATTTACTCAGTCTCTTAGTCtctgagcagccaatccacctttcgCATTGTTTCAGAAGaagggaggaaaccagagaacccaaggaaacccacatggacaaggAAAGAGCATATACAATTCTTTACAGAGGCTGAGTTCAATGTTTAGTGCTGCTCCCAGACTACCTACTGTACCACCATGCCACCTActgatggaaaaaaaaattatgcctTGTTAAtattcagtgtgtgtggagATGAAAGTGTGTGAGACCTGAGCTTTGAGAGATTTGTTGTACTGGTGAATCTCAGTCATGGCATCTAATGTCGGGTTGTTAGCCAGCAGCCCTCCATCTAGGAAGCGGCCCATTGGTCGAAAGTATGTAGGGGCGGCGCCACTGGAGCGAGCAGCTCGCCACACTACTTGctctaaaattaaaaataaacacacataaaaagaactggcaaaagtttgtggacacctgaccattatcatagacatcccattcttaaggCATGGGCATTAATAAGGAATCTTCCCCTtatttgtgagatcaggcacTTTTGTTATTAATGTACAATTAatcattagaaagggtgtccacatacttttggccacatagtgtatatTTACTAACATAAAAAACAAGCTAATGTCACCCAGGGAGTGTGGATTATTCATCAAGTGTCTTGCTCACTGTGACCCTCACGTACTCGTTcaatctcacacacacgcacacaccttCATCTGTCACCTTTCTACGCTTTCTGACAGGTTCCTGAGTGTATCCCACTACCAACACATCCTCATCCTCCCAGCCTGCaacaacaccaccaacacagtGGCAACACACAGATCAGCAATGCACACAATTGTTAAAAACCCTGATTTTCCAGTGTTGCAAGGATCCCGTGATGCAACAGAGTAGGACACTGAGCAATGCCAAAGAATATAGAACAGAACTCTCTATTATACTATGTACAATATCCTGAAAACAAGCCGACACTTGGAATTATCTGACTACGGCGGTCCATAAGTTTAACCTGTCCGACTAGCAAAGTGCACTTTGTTTAGAATGTGACATTAATAGGGACATTACAGACCTGCCATTGTctcaacatttaaacatttcataTGATATAAAGAGCGGTTTTTGTGAAATTTTGTGCGGTATCAACATTGTCTTAGATAAAAAAGGAAAGAtcaaaaataaagaattaatcaCCATTTATAGCTGATCTTCCTGCATTTGTTTATAGACGAGTCGTattgatttacattttattactaaAATGTGACCATGTCGTTTTGTTGCATAGCAACAAGCCATGTGGTGGTACTATTTCTAGCTAAAAAATTAAGgcagctattttttttaactttgcaAAGCTGCTGTATAAAAGCAATCAAGTGATCTGATTCCCTGGCGTCAGATTACGACCGAAAAGCCATTTAAAATGACATACTTACATGTATTGCTAAATTACAGCACAGTACATGTGTCAGTACACAACGCTCAGCCCCAATTTGAGTCcacaatgacaataacacaTCCGAATATTGTGTGTGCACATGCAGGTGTGTGTGCTTTACCTTCTGGGACAGTGAGGGGTTGAAATGAGGCATTAGAAGCATATGGAGGGACTCTGGGTAGTGCTGGTGGATCATAGTTCCTAAAGATATGCAGCTCACCAGGGTGTCTGTCTGCTAGAACACTAGTCACCATCACCCTGGTATGAAGCGAATGAAGAAATGTAATTCAGCTCtactattcaaacacaagtatcTCCCCTTACAGGTTCACACTCACTTGGGATGTTTGACATCTGTCATTTTGGTGTTCTCTCCAAATTCCTGCTGGAGGAACTCCTCCAGAGGGGCTGATTCATACGGGCGTGAGCCTTTAAACACCTGGTCCTTCATCCTGAAGTACAGACAGCGCAGGTACTCCATGGACTtacctaaacacacaaacgaCTCGTTCACAACACAGCAATAGTGCCAGTCATTTTCATATGTGTGAGTTTGTGATCATCTCAAACACTCGACCCACCGTGAACGACGGCCAGAGCCAAGATGCCACCAGTGCTGGTACCAGCCACCCAGTCAAACAGCTCTCTGATGGGCCGACCCGCTTCTTTTTCTAACGCAATTAACATCTGGATCAGAACCAATCCTTTAATTCCTCCTCCATCTAAACACAGTAAATTGTCCATTCTACAGACACAGACAATTAAGCATGATTGTATCTGTTACGAGGAAAGACAATGCCctgataacaaaaaaaaaaaaaacacagtaactACAGGTGTGTGCTTAAGAGAAATTCACATTTAAAGTACTGTAAAAAGTGGTCAGCATTATGAGCTGCATTGCCCAAAAGGAAATTGATGAGCCCAAACATTAGTGTGCATGGCAATGCATATTTCATTACAATCATGCATGTATTGGTCAGTGATCTATTAAGTGTTGGGCTGATGGTTGTTTCTTGTAGTTCACATGTtgaatgcaaaaaaaatgacCACAGTATAGCCACTGTTTATAGGGCTGCAGTTTAAACACAGGTCCCCAGACTCCCTGCTACACTTCTGTGCCTCTCTTCATTCTTCATATGGCTTCCAAACTAcactaaaatgaataaatgtcatTTGTTATTACTGCATTCTTCAGACAGACTCACATACTTTCTAATTCCAGATTTCAGGCCGTCCACTTCAGTATACCCTCGGCTCATGGCGGCAATGGCAGCTGCTGCATGCACAAGGCCATCAAAACCTGCCAAAATGTCAAAGGTAAATGAGACGTCAGCTGTCCAATCTAACTGCAGCAAAACTTACTATAATAAAGAAGAAAGCTACAAAAGCTGTGGGTAACCATCTATTTATAAGTATTCCTTAGATAAAGCAGCGACTGGGAGGATAAGAGGTGGGGGAAATGTAGCAATTACAGTTAAACTTGGCATTTTTTGAAGGAAACTATGCACATTTGATCCTTTACATATTCACTGCTTTAATCTTTGGCAAAAGGTTTTTGCAAGTTatgtaaaagaaaagaagagaaaaaaagtgAGGAATAAAATGGAAAACTTTAAGTTTGAAAGTTAAATCATCTCTGTATGCTGATCAATCATATGATAAAACAAAGCAGTAGGAATGTAGGAGAGGAGATATGTTCTACTCTCTAAATGAGCAATAAGGGTAGGAGGCAGGGTTTTACCTATAGCAGGGGCTGGGGGTCTGCTGGTAACAGGGGATGGGATGTCGGGGGAGGATGGACCACATCGCTCCAGCCCGACGCTACACAACATGTTCAGCAGCACCTTACGGTTGGAGCCTTAAAGCAAAGCAAGGGGTGCAGACcatgcaaacacaaacacaatcatgcACTCACTTTTATTATATACATGCACGTACTCAAAAGTTCATCATTTTGTCACTGCTTTCTTCTTTTGCTGCTTTTGCCTGTTTAAGCCATAATGTTCAGTATTTACCTTTTAgcattttttataaatgtaaatgactaaataaatccACAGTCCATGATCACAGTGAGTAGCTAAGTTAAGTGGAGCAGAGAAGCAGCCATACAGACATTATGATACACATCTTGCACATTTTAAGAGCAGTGTGTGTGCGCCAGTGTTCAACTAAATTGTCAGCACACTTTAAGTTAGTAAAATTAGCAATTGCGCAACATCAAAACAAtcagaaaaaaggaaaagactTTCACAAATCACAGTTAAATAGCTTTAGctgtttttacagatttttaaatttgaattatttttttttaaccctcCCTTTAGTTCTATCCGGTCCTGTTGGAGTTGTGTTGATTCAGGCATTTAGTGGTTGTCAGTATTTCTTAttgcacttaaaaaaaaaacatctttttgACCAAAGACTAAAAACTGCAGAATGAGACAATGCTTTCATATAAGTACAAACTCTGaaacaaaactgttttactTCATCAGAAAAACTCTAAAATTACAATGTAGAAATTTGtataattaataaagtaataatgtataattagtTTTCAACCATAATTAGTTAAACTGCACTGTTAACTAGTCTCTGTACAAAATGTGCTTAGAAGTGCAAATTAAAATGCATGGATTAGTAATAACTCGTACATAATTATTACAGGATTTCCAATAAAAATCAATGTGGGAAACCCAGTGAAACCAAATGCCAGTAGGGTTACTGATGTTTGGCATAAACACGTGAATACTGTTCTgacaaactaatatatgtagatCACCACAAACTGTATATTTTGTCTCTGACCTTTGCTAGTGCGGGCAGCAATCAGACCCGGCGTCTCGCCGAGATCATTGCGGATCTCCAAATCAGCTCCAAATACGATTAAAGCTTTAATCAGGTCCATGTGGTCCAGCTGTGGAACAGAAAGCACAAACCAATTTTTAAAAAGCACTGCAGTCACCAGCTGTCACATACTTTCTGTGTTCTCTGCTGTGTTCTCTGCTTTTGATCATTTAAAGTGGGTCACTAGTATAGTCTAATGTTTCTTTTATGTTGCCAAAAAAATCTTCAGAAACATGTTGAATGCTAAACTGGCTCTGGTCAGTGTTTATGTTCATCCTACTGTTCCACTTTACTGCCATGTTTACTACATCACTGTATTTTTCCTGAAATTAGGACTTAACTTTGacgtgttttatattttgatgggaCACTATGATCTTGACGGTTAACCGTCGAACAATGGCGGTCAGTTATTGGTCAGTTAAAGAAAAtggcaaaacaataaaaaaattttaacaaacataaaatatttcagAGTTACCATAcataattctgcatttatagATTTCTAAAATCTACCTTCATGGCCAGGTGCAGTGCCGTATTTCCATCCTGTCCTTTAATGTTTGGGTCAGCACCATGGGTCAGCAAAATCATGGCAGCATCGTAGCGGCCCTTCTTCGTCAGGATGTGTAACGGACTGTCTCCGGTTTTACTCAGGTAGTTCACACTGCAGCCACGATCGAGCAGCAAACGAGTCATCTGTAAATGACCGATTACGAACACGTTTgttgaatattttttttagaAGTAATTATACCTCTTGCAATTGTAATACCAGCATCTTACAGGTCTATTGGTATGGCAATGTCTGTCAACAGAATGGACCTTAAATCATGTAAAAGTCAGGGATCAGATCATAGAGAAGCACAGATCTGAGCTTAGTGACAAGCATCAGAAACCGAGCGGCAAATCTGCACGATAAGGTTAGCGCAGCTCAAGGTAAGCAGAACCTCCCTGCTAATTCCACAATGACTATGTGGGTGCTACTAACCTCAGCATTCTTGGCCCAGTGAAGAGGAGTTCCACCATACACAGGATCCTCAGACTGCAGTTGTTTAACATTAGAAGCCAAAATAGCCTCAGCACAGCTAGAGAAAGATCAGACGAATGAGTACAAAACCCATGATACTGAGGTGGGTGGTTCAGATCAGCCGTAGTTCTAAACCAGCTTAGTTTTGGCTTGAAAGCAATGTAcaataatatttgtatttaaattttgAACTTTTTACAATTCTTAAGTATAAATTATGGTTTTAATTGCAGGTgcagttttaatttttattatttaggacAAATTATGTGTCCTTATAATACACATACAGGCCATAACAAAAAGAAACAGCTAGATGTAGGGCTTACCCTCTAGAGCTGTACTTCATGGCTGTGTGGATGGGATAGCCAATGCCCCCTATGATGTCACTTTGAGCGCCACCTCCCATTAGCGCCCTGGCCGTCTCTGCCTTCCCCAGATGGCAGGCTACGTGCAGGGGTGTCTCGCCAGCCTTGTTCAATTCATTCACACCCACACAAAGCTGAGAGCACAGCACCTGCAACCAGAAAACACATTCTTTCATTCATATCACTGGACTGTCAATACTGCATAGTATTCTCATTTCAAATATTTTAGTCACCAAGTGCAACCCATAGCCACCTTAATGCAACCCTTTGTTTAGATTCATTGATTCCAAAAACACACCCCTGAAAAACTTCTACacaacacaactaaacaaaccTGAATTTCCAACCACACACCTAAACCCACCTGGGATATGTTTGCATCAGCCCTACCTCAATAATCCCAGCTGAATCCTGCTTGGCAGCACAGTGCATGGGTGTATCACCGTTCATATTTCGGATATCAGTGCGAGCCTGGCATTCCTCAAGCAGCTCACGCACACAGTTAGCATCTCCACGCTCACATGCCAGGTGCAGTGGCGTCTGGCCCTGACTGTCCCGCATGTTTATTTGACTGCACACAGAGAGCATCAGCATGGACTAGATGAAATATTTAATTCACAGGTGACCAGCAAATGTTCCATAAATGTATATTACTGCCCATAGAGTATAAATATTCCTGCAAACGGTTCTCCTGTCTGTAGATAAATTAGTAACTTAAACTAAGTGacttaaaacaaaaattaatGACAAAATTCTGATTTTGTGTCACAGGAACCAAGTTTGTCTTCTATCTTTTATTGAAGTAAATCATCAGAAGGCAAAATCAGAACTGTATCattaatttttgttttaagtcgctttttattaatttagccAAGTGTGTCTGCCCGACACAGAATCAGTATAAAATAACTGATTACATACACTTATTTTCTATTTAAACAACGATTCACATTCAAGTCTTTCTGCTTTTTATCCTCTACCTTAAAacatagttgtgtttgaggCATTCCCGCAGGCCGGTGTCCACTGCAATGTGGGCGGAGCTCCAGTCAGGGTGGTTCCGCAGACAGTCCACTATTTGCTGAAAAGTGTCCACTTTAAGAGGTGGACGAAGCGTTTCGTAAAACGGCCGGAGCTTGAGGGAATACTGAGGGAACCAGTTTGCAGCATCTTCTTCCGATGTCACCTGAAATAacctaataaaattaaaaaaaatttaaaagaaaagtaataaacatttttggttgatattattattaatttacaaaaacaccaaaCTTTTTTTGTCTGAAACAATGGCACTGTGCACTAGACACCACTGCAAGACTTAAATAAGCTTGAGCAATTAGCTCACTACAAGTTTGTTCAGTACTAATATAACCACTGTTAGCAGTTTAAACAAAGAACAGTGTTTCACTCATCTTCATCTGGTTAAAAGCATTGCTTCAATAACAATCTGCAATTGCTCACTACATTTTGTATGACAACTGCATAAACTTGCTATGCTCCATGGCAGCCTTCATGTTAGAGATCTCTGGTTGTAAAACATGTTCTTTTACAGTAGACACAGACACAGTAATGTAATTGTTCTAGTTTTAAACATCTTTTTTCTTAAATGCTTTAGGGAATAACATCTAACATCTAAAACACTTTACACATTTTAGCTTATGAAGTCCCATCAAAGTAAAAATTTGCTTttcaaaattaaacaaagaacaTAACCTGTACCTCAGTGCCATGTTTGGACTGTCAGGCATCATGAGTACACAGTCCCATGCCTGCGAGAAATTGTCCCTGTAAAGTACCGTCCTCCCTTCTTGCTTCATCCTTACTTTACCATTGTACTCGGCCGGTTGGACCTCCTTAACCCGGTATGGGTTGGTGAACAGGCCGGAAACAAAGCGTCCCAGGAACTGCATTCTGACCTGTGATGAAAGACGTGATGAAGGGTAAGTAAACAGCTAGGTTGGCTCATACACTTGGCTTACTTTAACATCAGATTATGGGTAATTTATGTAAATATCAAATAATACATTATCCACT
Coding sequences:
- the pla2g6 gene encoding 85/88 kDa calcium-independent phospholipase A2 isoform X1, encoding MQFLGRFVSGLFTNPYRVKEVQPAEYNGKVRMKQEGRTVLYRDNFSQAWDCVLMMPDSPNMALRLFQVTSEEDAANWFPQYSLKLRPFYETLRPPLKVDTFQQIVDCLRNHPDWSSAHIAVDTGLRECLKHNYVLSQINMRDSQGQTPLHLACERGDANCVRELLEECQARTDIRNMNGDTPMHCAAKQDSAGIIEVLCSQLCVGVNELNKAGETPLHVACHLGKAETARALMGGGAQSDIIGGIGYPIHTAMKYSSRGCAEAILASNVKQLQSEDPVYGGTPLHWAKNAEMTRLLLDRGCSVNYLSKTGDSPLHILTKKGRYDAAMILLTHGADPNIKGQDGNTALHLAMKLDHMDLIKALIVFGADLEIRNDLGETPGLIAARTSKGSNRKVLLNMLCSVGLERCGPSSPDIPSPVTSRPPAPAIGFDGLVHAAAAIAAMSRGYTEVDGLKSGIRKMDNLLCLDGGGIKGLVLIQMLIALEKEAGRPIRELFDWVAGTSTGGILALAVVHGKSMEYLRCLYFRMKDQVFKGSRPYESAPLEEFLQQEFGENTKMTDVKHPKVMVTSVLADRHPGELHIFRNYDPPALPRVPPYASNASFQPLTVPEEQVVWRAARSSGAAPTYFRPMGRFLDGGLLANNPTLDAMTEIHQYNKSLKAQGRGDKVSRLGVVVSLGTGKPPQVPVNSVDVFRPSNPLELAKSFVGVKELGKMLVDCCTDSDGCAVDRARAWCEMTDINYHRLSPQLSAEVLLDEVSDAVLVNMLWETQMYLYENRELIHALAQQLLQY
- the pla2g6 gene encoding 85/88 kDa calcium-independent phospholipase A2 isoform X2, translating into MQFLGRFVSGLFTNPYRVKEVQPAEYNGKVRMKQEGRTVLYRDNFSQAWDCVLMMPDSPNMALRLFQVTSEEDAANWFPQYSLKLRPFYETLRPPLKVDTFQQIVDCLRNHPDWSSAHIAVDTGLRECLKHNYVLSQINMRDSQGQTPLHLACERGDANCVRELLEECQARTDIRNMNGDTPMHCAAKQDSAGIIEVLCSQLCVGVNELNKAGETPLHVACHLGKAETARALMGGGAQSDIIGGIGYPIHTAMKYSSRGCAEAILASNVKQLQSEDPVYGGTPLHWAKNAEMTRLLLDRGCSVNYLSKTGDSPLHILTKKGRYDAAMILLTHGADPNIKGQDGNTALHLAMKLDHMDLIKALIVFGADLEIRNDLGETPGLIAARTSKGSNRKVLLNMLCSVGLERCGPSSPDIPSPVTSRPPAPAIGFDGLVHAAAAIAAMSRGYTEVDGLKSGIRKMDNLLCLDGGGIKGLVLIQMLIALEKEAGRPIRELFDWVAGTSTGGILALAVVHGKSMEYLRCLYFRMKDQVFKGSRPYESAPLEEFLQQEFGENTKMTDVKHPKVMVTSVLADRHPGELHIFRNYDPPALPRVPPYASNASFQPLTVPEGWEDEDVLVVGYTQEPVRKRRKVTDEGVCVCVRLNEYVRVTVSKTLDE